One part of the Vicia villosa cultivar HV-30 ecotype Madison, WI linkage group LG6, Vvil1.0, whole genome shotgun sequence genome encodes these proteins:
- the LOC131610541 gene encoding uncharacterized protein LOC131610541 isoform X2, whose translation MVKGGKVSSKGGLRKRVRSKGGGSDDSDEDYVVSDDAGNVSDCAEDDCFSLDGCAAESFDGFIEDEDVEEEGFRRVTKFKGSRGKTGVRRQGKNVSKTARKRRRIEYAEELDEEEEEEEDEEEEVEEEDDDDYDGEEEEDEEEEKEVEEVEYEEEEEEEKEVEEVEYEEEEEEKEVEEVDGNDEDEDFNYDDDEFIPEEEDYTDEEEEERRGGKKKKKDFSYEDEEFIPTEEERSGRKKKKEDFNDEDEELIPLEEERRGRKKQKEDLNYEDEEFIPTEEDYTDEEEEETRGITKKNNGIKMGKKRTLKKRVSATSSRGRKRSGSRVSKKPKRKRRGKSGGSRRKVKCDDDADDFFDNGPAIRTNSRKKSGQKRRRVLVEDANSGSDCETRLSDYEFTISEEEKEQVREAMELCGNIRRNLRRASLRMKNEEVEIHEDLHQQRKPPAQKGKEKIEESQGRKGKEKVEELKIEVTKQVCGICLSEENKRRVRGILNSCTHYFCFACIMEWSKVESRCPLCKQRFKTISKPTRSTTAQEAVIQVPERDQVYQPTEEELRSYIDPYESVICSECNLGGDDGLMLLCDICDSPAHTYCVGLGREVPEGNWYCDGCRPVALASLNSQAQERSADIRVTTQSQPSRPSPVHIRETIDLNLMSSPYTSFGQGFGHLSSSRFSGRSAEGASPMSGGGAPTVSERRRIHRQIQQLRSMDRMTYTTGRVNGVSATSTISNLHSSEIDQNREPTSPYTRTQDVGTSYHTFFEERLGNNISPLMQNGDHFSTTISNSIRSVVQDSTMFSNVAMNAVIWPGFSGTRTLSDIEPIHPFSSRSNIVTECSIPPTIIEEDNLHIVKEQVQSMVKSQLKRLSEDADLDYSTFKDIAKSSTHTILAACGLEHKTSEVCMAPPPSVCPHIELIAGGQTSMMKGCCSSCFDSFVGDVVKRILDTRMSSQWLRLGI comes from the exons ATGGTAAAGGGAGGgaaggttagtagcaaaggtGGTTTAAGGAAAAGGGTTAGGTCAAAGGGGGGTGGTTCGGATGATTCCGATGAGGATTATGTGGTTTCGGATGATGCGGGGAATGTGTCTGATTGTGCTGAGGATGATTGTTTTTCTTTAGATGGATGTGCGGCTGAGAGTTTTGATGGTTTTATAGAAGATGAGGATGTGGAGGAGGAGGGGTTTCGACGGGTGACGAAATTTAAGGGATCGAGGGGTAAAACGGGTGTGAGGCGTCAGGGGAAGAATGTGAGTAAAACCGCGCGGAAGAGACGGAGAATTGAATATGCAGAAGAACTAgatgaggaggaagaagaagaagaagatgaagaagaagaggtagaagaagaagatgatgatgattatgatggagaagaagaggaggatgaagaagaagaaaaagaagttgaAGAGGTAGAatacgaagaagaggaagaagaagaaaaagaagtggAAGAGGTagaatatgaagaagaagaagaagaaaaagaagtggAAGAG GTAGATGGAAATGATGAGGATGAGGATTTCAATTATGATGATGACGAATTTATACCGGAGGAAGAAGATTACACGGATGAggaggaagaagaaagaaggggcgggaagaagaaaaaaaaggatttTAGTTATGAAGATGAAGAATTTATACcgacagaagaagaaagaagcggCAGGAAGAAGAAAAAGGAGGATTTCAATGATGAAGATGAGGAACTTATACCGTTGGAAGAAGAAAGAAGGGGAAGGAAGAAGCAAAAGGAGGATTTAAATTATGAAGATGAGGAATTTATCCCGACGGAAGAAGATTACACCGATGAGGAGGAAGAAGAAACGAGGGGTATAACGAAGAAAAACAATGGTATTAAAATGGGCAAGAAGAGGACTTTGAAGAAAAGGGTATCTGCAACTTCTAGCAGAGGTCGAAAAAGGAGTGGCTCTAGAGTTTCCAAGAAGCCcaaaagaaagagaagaggaaagaGTGGAGGATCGAGGAGGAAAGTAAAGTGTGATGATGATGCAGACGATTTTTTTGATAATGGCCCCGCCATCAGAACAAATAGCAGAAAGAAATCAGGCCAGAAAAGGAGAAGGGTTCTCGTTGAAGACGCCAATTCTGGTTCAGATTGTGAGACTAGACTATCTGATTATGAGTTTACTATCTCCGAAGAAGAAAAAGAACAGGTGAGAGAAGCCATGGAGTTGTGCGGAAATATAAGAAGGAACTTGAGGAGAGCTTCTCTTCGAATGAAAAATGAAGAGGTTGAAATACATGAAGATCTGCATCAGCAACGGAAGCCTCCAGCACAGAAGGGTAAGGAAAAGATAGAGGAATCTCAAGGAAGAAAGGGTAAGGAAAAAGTTGAGGAGTTAAAAATTGAGGTGACAAAGCAGGTCTGTGGAATTTGTCTGTCCGaggaaaataaaagaagagtaagGGGAATACTAAACAGCTGCACTCACTACTTTTGCTTTGCTTGCATTATGGAGTGGTCAAAGGTTGAATCTCGCTGCCCTCTGTGTAAGCAGAGATTCAAAACAATCAGTAAGCCCACACGATCAACAACAGCTCAAGAAGCAGTGATACAAGTGCCCGAACGTGATCAG GTTTATCAGCCAACTGAAGAAGAACTCAGGAGTTACATTGATCCATACGAGTCCGTTATTTGTTCAGAGTGCAATCTCGGTGGAGATGACGGCCTCATGCTACTCTGTGATATATGTGATTCTCCCGCACACACTTATTGTGTTGGTTTGGGGCGAGAAGTACCGGAAGGTAATTGGTACTGTGATGGTTGTAGACCAGTTGCTTTGGCATCTTTAAACTCCCAAGCTCAAGAACGCAGTGCTGATATAAGAGTTACTACCCAAAGCCAGCCTTCTAGACCATCGCCTGTCCATATACGAGAAACTATAGACCTGAACCTGATGTCATCACCCTATACATCTTTTGGTCAAGGGTTTGGGCATCTTTCATCCTCTAGATTTTCGGGCAGAAGTGCCGAAGGCGCTTCTCCGATGTCTGGTGGCGGGGCGCCAACTGTATCAGAGAGACGACGGATACACCGTCAAATTCAGCAGCTACGATCAATGGATAGAATGACTTATACAACCGGCAGAGTTAACGGTGTTTCAGCTACCAGTACAATAAGTAACTTGCATAGCTCTGAAATTGATCAAAATAGGGAACCTACTTCTCCATATACAAGGACACAGGATGTAGGAACATCCTATCACACATTTTTTGAGGAGAGATTAGGCAACAACATCTCTCCATTAATGCAGAATGGAGATCACTTCTCCACAACAATAAGCAATTCAATAAGGTCAGTGGTTCAGGATTCAACCATGTTTTCCAACGTGGCTATGAATGCGGTTATATGGCCTGGATTTTCAGGGACACGCACCTTATCAGATATTGAACCAATCCACCCGTTCAGCAGCAGATCAAACATTGTCACCGAGTGTAGTATTCCTCCGACTATCATAGAAGAAGATAACTTGCACATTGTAAAGGAGCAGGTGCAGTCAATGGTTAAAAGCCAACTCAAGAGATTGTCTGAAGATGCCGATTTGG ATTATAGTACATTCAAAGACATTGCAAAGAGTTCTACACATACGATACTCGCTGCTTGTGGACTCGAGCACAAGACGAGCGAGGTTTGTATGGCGCCTCCACCATCGGTCTGTCCCCACATTGAATTAATTGCTGGCGGACAAACGAGTATGATGAAAGGTTGCTGCTCCTCTTGTTTTGATTCTTTTGTAGGAGATGTGGTTAAAAGGATTTTGGACACTAGAATGTCTTCACAGTGGTTAAGATTAGGAATTTAG
- the LOC131610541 gene encoding uncharacterized protein LOC131610541 isoform X1, whose protein sequence is MVKGGKVSSKGGLRKRVRSKGGGSDDSDEDYVVSDDAGNVSDCAEDDCFSLDGCAAESFDGFIEDEDVEEEGFRRVTKFKGSRGKTGVRRQGKNVSKTARKRRRIEYAEELDEEEEEEEDEEEEVEEEDDDDYDGEEEEDEEEEKEVEEVEYEEEEEEEKEVEEVEYEEEEEEKEVEEVEYEEEEEEKEVEEVDGNDEDEDFNYDDDEFIPEEEDYTDEEEEERRGGKKKKKDFSYEDEEFIPTEEERSGRKKKKEDFNDEDEELIPLEEERRGRKKQKEDLNYEDEEFIPTEEDYTDEEEEETRGITKKNNGIKMGKKRTLKKRVSATSSRGRKRSGSRVSKKPKRKRRGKSGGSRRKVKCDDDADDFFDNGPAIRTNSRKKSGQKRRRVLVEDANSGSDCETRLSDYEFTISEEEKEQVREAMELCGNIRRNLRRASLRMKNEEVEIHEDLHQQRKPPAQKGKEKIEESQGRKGKEKVEELKIEVTKQVCGICLSEENKRRVRGILNSCTHYFCFACIMEWSKVESRCPLCKQRFKTISKPTRSTTAQEAVIQVPERDQVYQPTEEELRSYIDPYESVICSECNLGGDDGLMLLCDICDSPAHTYCVGLGREVPEGNWYCDGCRPVALASLNSQAQERSADIRVTTQSQPSRPSPVHIRETIDLNLMSSPYTSFGQGFGHLSSSRFSGRSAEGASPMSGGGAPTVSERRRIHRQIQQLRSMDRMTYTTGRVNGVSATSTISNLHSSEIDQNREPTSPYTRTQDVGTSYHTFFEERLGNNISPLMQNGDHFSTTISNSIRSVVQDSTMFSNVAMNAVIWPGFSGTRTLSDIEPIHPFSSRSNIVTECSIPPTIIEEDNLHIVKEQVQSMVKSQLKRLSEDADLDYSTFKDIAKSSTHTILAACGLEHKTSEVCMAPPPSVCPHIELIAGGQTSMMKGCCSSCFDSFVGDVVKRILDTRMSSQWLRLGI, encoded by the exons ATGGTAAAGGGAGGgaaggttagtagcaaaggtGGTTTAAGGAAAAGGGTTAGGTCAAAGGGGGGTGGTTCGGATGATTCCGATGAGGATTATGTGGTTTCGGATGATGCGGGGAATGTGTCTGATTGTGCTGAGGATGATTGTTTTTCTTTAGATGGATGTGCGGCTGAGAGTTTTGATGGTTTTATAGAAGATGAGGATGTGGAGGAGGAGGGGTTTCGACGGGTGACGAAATTTAAGGGATCGAGGGGTAAAACGGGTGTGAGGCGTCAGGGGAAGAATGTGAGTAAAACCGCGCGGAAGAGACGGAGAATTGAATATGCAGAAGAACTAgatgaggaggaagaagaagaagaagatgaagaagaagaggtagaagaagaagatgatgatgattatgatggagaagaagaggaggatgaagaagaagaaaaagaagttgaAGAGGTAGAatacgaagaagaggaagaagaagaaaaagaagtggAAGAGGTagaatatgaagaagaagaagaagaaaaagaagtggAAGAGGTAGaatacgaagaagaagaagaagaaaaagaagtagaAGAGGTAGATGGAAATGATGAGGATGAGGATTTCAATTATGATGATGACGAATTTATACCGGAGGAAGAAGATTACACGGATGAggaggaagaagaaagaaggggcgggaagaagaaaaaaaaggatttTAGTTATGAAGATGAAGAATTTATACcgacagaagaagaaagaagcggCAGGAAGAAGAAAAAGGAGGATTTCAATGATGAAGATGAGGAACTTATACCGTTGGAAGAAGAAAGAAGGGGAAGGAAGAAGCAAAAGGAGGATTTAAATTATGAAGATGAGGAATTTATCCCGACGGAAGAAGATTACACCGATGAGGAGGAAGAAGAAACGAGGGGTATAACGAAGAAAAACAATGGTATTAAAATGGGCAAGAAGAGGACTTTGAAGAAAAGGGTATCTGCAACTTCTAGCAGAGGTCGAAAAAGGAGTGGCTCTAGAGTTTCCAAGAAGCCcaaaagaaagagaagaggaaagaGTGGAGGATCGAGGAGGAAAGTAAAGTGTGATGATGATGCAGACGATTTTTTTGATAATGGCCCCGCCATCAGAACAAATAGCAGAAAGAAATCAGGCCAGAAAAGGAGAAGGGTTCTCGTTGAAGACGCCAATTCTGGTTCAGATTGTGAGACTAGACTATCTGATTATGAGTTTACTATCTCCGAAGAAGAAAAAGAACAGGTGAGAGAAGCCATGGAGTTGTGCGGAAATATAAGAAGGAACTTGAGGAGAGCTTCTCTTCGAATGAAAAATGAAGAGGTTGAAATACATGAAGATCTGCATCAGCAACGGAAGCCTCCAGCACAGAAGGGTAAGGAAAAGATAGAGGAATCTCAAGGAAGAAAGGGTAAGGAAAAAGTTGAGGAGTTAAAAATTGAGGTGACAAAGCAGGTCTGTGGAATTTGTCTGTCCGaggaaaataaaagaagagtaagGGGAATACTAAACAGCTGCACTCACTACTTTTGCTTTGCTTGCATTATGGAGTGGTCAAAGGTTGAATCTCGCTGCCCTCTGTGTAAGCAGAGATTCAAAACAATCAGTAAGCCCACACGATCAACAACAGCTCAAGAAGCAGTGATACAAGTGCCCGAACGTGATCAG GTTTATCAGCCAACTGAAGAAGAACTCAGGAGTTACATTGATCCATACGAGTCCGTTATTTGTTCAGAGTGCAATCTCGGTGGAGATGACGGCCTCATGCTACTCTGTGATATATGTGATTCTCCCGCACACACTTATTGTGTTGGTTTGGGGCGAGAAGTACCGGAAGGTAATTGGTACTGTGATGGTTGTAGACCAGTTGCTTTGGCATCTTTAAACTCCCAAGCTCAAGAACGCAGTGCTGATATAAGAGTTACTACCCAAAGCCAGCCTTCTAGACCATCGCCTGTCCATATACGAGAAACTATAGACCTGAACCTGATGTCATCACCCTATACATCTTTTGGTCAAGGGTTTGGGCATCTTTCATCCTCTAGATTTTCGGGCAGAAGTGCCGAAGGCGCTTCTCCGATGTCTGGTGGCGGGGCGCCAACTGTATCAGAGAGACGACGGATACACCGTCAAATTCAGCAGCTACGATCAATGGATAGAATGACTTATACAACCGGCAGAGTTAACGGTGTTTCAGCTACCAGTACAATAAGTAACTTGCATAGCTCTGAAATTGATCAAAATAGGGAACCTACTTCTCCATATACAAGGACACAGGATGTAGGAACATCCTATCACACATTTTTTGAGGAGAGATTAGGCAACAACATCTCTCCATTAATGCAGAATGGAGATCACTTCTCCACAACAATAAGCAATTCAATAAGGTCAGTGGTTCAGGATTCAACCATGTTTTCCAACGTGGCTATGAATGCGGTTATATGGCCTGGATTTTCAGGGACACGCACCTTATCAGATATTGAACCAATCCACCCGTTCAGCAGCAGATCAAACATTGTCACCGAGTGTAGTATTCCTCCGACTATCATAGAAGAAGATAACTTGCACATTGTAAAGGAGCAGGTGCAGTCAATGGTTAAAAGCCAACTCAAGAGATTGTCTGAAGATGCCGATTTGG ATTATAGTACATTCAAAGACATTGCAAAGAGTTCTACACATACGATACTCGCTGCTTGTGGACTCGAGCACAAGACGAGCGAGGTTTGTATGGCGCCTCCACCATCGGTCTGTCCCCACATTGAATTAATTGCTGGCGGACAAACGAGTATGATGAAAGGTTGCTGCTCCTCTTGTTTTGATTCTTTTGTAGGAGATGTGGTTAAAAGGATTTTGGACACTAGAATGTCTTCACAGTGGTTAAGATTAGGAATTTAG